Proteins from one Erysipelothrix larvae genomic window:
- the murJ gene encoding murein biosynthesis integral membrane protein MurJ → MKKTTIIVMIVTIIAKIFGFLRDTLITTMFGVGSVSDAFTFAYSLPSMVFTVITATLVTGFIPMYSRVLREGKERANTFANNVFNILNLLAFVVGILFLLAPEFLVSVAATGFRNNPETLALATTFVRLMSFSIVGMAIAQIGTGYLNVHQSFIIPNLIAIPGNIIILICTVLAARTGQTWILGVGALSSYIFQGLIIFMQMRKVGFKYKPFIDFNDEHLKTMVTLSIPLLISALISTGNDMFTRSYATSIYDEGAFTYITYASRLQSFVLGLFVNGILSVAYPTITTAVVEKKQDRLIHSINDAILMLSLFVFPAMVGMLLMSEDIVRFVYATNDMFTDQNVQMLATILIGYVVGIFFVAIRDLFSRIHYAFQDMKKPLIGSVIYIVFNITGCIILGSIFGLSGLALATSIASFISMLFLIWNAKTNLGILNLKPIRSDFSKILIASGLMGVTVYFVNPLLQSQIGSQRIAVLGSIIAAVVVYLVAVLALRVQVVWQILKRKSS, encoded by the coding sequence ATGAAGAAAACAACAATTATTGTAATGATAGTTACAATCATCGCCAAAATATTTGGTTTTCTAAGAGATACACTGATTACCACTATGTTTGGAGTAGGGTCGGTAAGTGATGCATTTACATTTGCATACTCATTACCTTCTATGGTGTTTACGGTAATTACCGCGACACTTGTTACTGGATTCATACCGATGTATTCACGTGTATTAAGGGAAGGGAAAGAACGCGCAAATACCTTTGCAAACAACGTTTTTAATATCTTAAATCTTTTAGCGTTTGTAGTCGGAATCTTATTCTTACTAGCACCAGAGTTCTTAGTTTCAGTAGCTGCGACTGGTTTTAGAAATAATCCAGAAACATTAGCACTTGCAACTACCTTTGTTCGATTGATGTCATTTAGTATTGTAGGGATGGCAATTGCACAGATTGGTACAGGATACCTCAATGTCCACCAAAGCTTTATAATCCCGAACCTAATTGCAATACCTGGAAATATTATTATTCTAATTTGTACAGTTCTTGCAGCACGTACAGGTCAAACATGGATTTTAGGTGTTGGTGCTTTATCAAGTTACATTTTCCAAGGACTTATTATCTTTATGCAAATGCGTAAGGTTGGATTTAAATATAAACCATTTATTGATTTTAATGATGAACATTTAAAAACAATGGTTACCTTATCAATTCCACTCTTAATCAGTGCATTAATATCAACAGGGAATGATATGTTCACACGTTCTTATGCAACCTCAATTTATGATGAAGGTGCATTTACATATATTACCTATGCAAGTCGCTTACAATCATTTGTGTTGGGTCTTTTTGTAAATGGTATCTTATCCGTTGCCTATCCAACAATTACAACTGCTGTCGTTGAAAAGAAACAGGATCGACTCATTCATTCAATTAATGATGCAATTTTAATGCTCTCACTCTTTGTTTTTCCAGCAATGGTCGGAATGCTATTGATGAGTGAAGACATTGTTCGCTTTGTATATGCAACCAATGATATGTTCACGGATCAAAATGTCCAAATGCTCGCAACCATTCTTATTGGATATGTTGTGGGTATATTCTTTGTGGCCATTAGAGACTTATTCTCCCGCATCCATTATGCATTTCAAGATATGAAAAAACCACTCATTGGTTCTGTAATTTATATTGTATTTAATATCACAGGATGTATTATACTTGGTAGCATTTTTGGATTAAGTGGATTAGCATTGGCAACATCGATTGCTTCGTTTATATCGATGCTCTTCCTCATTTGGAACGCAAAAACAAATTTAGGAATTCTTAATCTAAAACCAATACGCAGTGATTTCTCAAAAATTCTTATTGCATCTGGATTAATGGGAGTTACAGTATACTTTGTAAATCCACTGCTTCAATCACAGATAGGAAGTCAACGTATTGCGGTATTAGGCTCAATTATTGCTGCAGTCGTTGTATATCTTGTAGCTGTGTTAGCATTAAGAGTACAAGTTGTATGGCAAATCTTAAAGCGAAAGAGCTCTTAA
- the murB gene encoding UDP-N-acetylmuramate dehydrogenase produces MADYFILNETSMKRYNTLRLDVKANCVVLPHSVEGFVDALRDFKGKKIVLIGNGSNTFFSQDYYDENTVFIITILLNDISIENGEFVMEAGTRLHRMAWFACEQSMGELSFCEDIPGTIGGALYMNAGQWQYAIGQYVNWIEVYNTETDCVETIIPDDEFFAYRYSKLNDMPVYVLRCGIKAIEGDYNQILDQMLEYRHERYIKQPRNFANAGSVFKRPKDKDGNWLFVWKLFDGVNLRGFKVGDAMVSEKHPGFIVNTGNASVNDMKQVIDECITRVKNQYDVDLELEWRVV; encoded by the coding sequence ATGGCTGATTATTTTATTCTTAATGAAACATCGATGAAACGCTACAACACATTGCGACTTGATGTAAAAGCAAACTGTGTTGTTTTACCACACTCTGTTGAAGGATTTGTTGATGCATTAAGAGATTTTAAAGGAAAAAAAATTGTGTTGATTGGAAATGGTTCAAATACTTTTTTCTCTCAAGACTACTATGATGAAAACACTGTATTTATCATTACAATATTACTGAATGATATTTCAATTGAAAATGGAGAATTTGTGATGGAAGCGGGAACTCGCCTTCATCGTATGGCATGGTTTGCGTGTGAGCAGTCCATGGGAGAATTGTCATTTTGTGAAGATATCCCAGGAACCATTGGTGGTGCATTGTATATGAATGCAGGTCAATGGCAATATGCTATTGGTCAATACGTAAATTGGATTGAAGTGTACAACACTGAAACAGATTGTGTTGAGACGATTATCCCTGATGATGAGTTCTTTGCATATCGTTATTCAAAATTAAACGATATGCCGGTTTATGTTTTACGATGCGGTATAAAAGCTATTGAAGGTGATTATAACCAAATCTTAGATCAAATGTTGGAATATCGTCATGAACGTTATATTAAGCAACCTCGTAATTTTGCAAACGCAGGTTCTGTGTTTAAACGCCCTAAAGATAAAGACGGGAATTGGTTATTTGTTTGGAAACTCTTTGATGGTGTAAATCTTAGAGGGTTTAAGGTGGGGGATGCAATGGTTTCTGAAAAGCATCCTGGATTTATTGTTAATACTGGAAACGCATCAGTTAATGATATGAAACAAGTCATTGATGAATGTATTACTCGAGTTAAAAATCAATATGATGTTGATTTAGAGCTTGAGTGGCGTGTCGTTTAG
- a CDS encoding CBS domain-containing protein, translated as MEDNATRFLNSFVRIEMELKRQMHTSNERFSVLLQQASKINPYIKEKRVFLEEMAQLRNAIVHSRVGQQDEVIAQPHMDIVEKIEAIEAMIVSPPRLANLKNKKVITIQIDGTLKEVASIQNKTGYSVIPVYDNHRYVGCIHARLFNELVNHAKGILDTNQLTVRDLLRYQNKDERIVFMSSSNTYYDVLEIYDKLYQSGKALIAIIVTETGFQNEKPVSILTQADLPQIFVELE; from the coding sequence ATGGAAGATAATGCAACACGCTTTTTGAATAGCTTTGTGAGAATTGAAATGGAACTCAAACGACAGATGCACACATCCAATGAACGATTTTCCGTTTTGTTGCAACAAGCATCAAAAATTAATCCATATATCAAAGAAAAACGTGTGTTTCTAGAAGAAATGGCACAATTGAGAAATGCAATTGTGCACAGCAGAGTAGGTCAACAAGATGAGGTTATTGCTCAACCGCACATGGATATTGTTGAAAAAATTGAGGCAATTGAAGCAATGATTGTTTCGCCACCTCGGCTTGCGAATTTAAAAAATAAAAAAGTAATTACAATTCAAATAGATGGAACGTTGAAAGAGGTAGCATCAATTCAAAATAAAACAGGGTATTCAGTAATCCCAGTGTATGATAATCATCGCTATGTTGGATGCATTCATGCACGATTATTCAATGAACTTGTTAATCACGCAAAGGGTATTCTTGATACAAATCAACTCACCGTTCGTGATTTATTGCGTTATCAAAACAAGGATGAACGAATTGTTTTTATGAGTTCAAGCAACACCTACTATGATGTTCTTGAGATATATGATAAACTTTATCAGTCTGGAAAAGCATTGATTGCGATTATTGTTACTGAAACAGGTTTTCAAAATGAAAAACCTGTGTCGATTTTGACCCAGGCTGACCTTCCACAAATTTTTGTGGAACTTGAATAA
- a CDS encoding LCP family protein, which produces MDVIKKKWLQWVILGCAFTLLCIALYNNIYFNWRYRLITFFAALALLMFVLLVTKRFALRTLGALMMVVVACFLFYTQYMLGTIMNPIHSEKVSYQLFTLREVAFIEGDFVYGEIGQAQTRDEYIIEAYQKNDIVNPSINYYQTVSSLVLALYDRDVNSIWVDSRFMNEVTALFPDFSTRTIVSGSFEKLIEREDTTVEVDVLKDPYVVYVSGIDVYGSTNTRSRSDLNLLLIINPNTNKVLSVSIPRDTYIELSCRNQAKDKLTHAGLYGVDCSIGSIEGLLNIQINYYLRVNFTSLQTVVDGLGGVEVNSKYAFTTDSGFTYGEGLNAVDGESAVAFARERTHIPYGDVSRGANHQALLEAIFRKLIDPSKISTLPTYLSNFLNVLDTDFGYDSFSRLISHQIDNDETWSFESITLSGKGDMQYTYSQGDTYKYYVYWADEDSVRNISQRISEVLLGQDSGE; this is translated from the coding sequence GTGGATGTTATTAAGAAAAAATGGTTACAATGGGTTATCTTAGGATGTGCATTCACACTCCTTTGTATCGCGCTTTATAACAACATCTATTTTAATTGGCGTTATCGTTTAATTACTTTTTTTGCAGCGTTAGCGCTTTTGATGTTTGTGTTACTGGTGACCAAACGATTTGCACTTCGAACATTGGGTGCACTGATGATGGTTGTCGTCGCTTGTTTCCTTTTTTATACACAATATATGCTTGGGACTATTATGAATCCAATTCATTCTGAAAAGGTATCTTATCAATTGTTTACACTAAGAGAAGTGGCCTTTATTGAAGGTGATTTTGTTTATGGTGAAATAGGGCAAGCACAAACGCGTGATGAATATATTATTGAAGCATATCAAAAAAATGATATTGTGAATCCCTCGATTAATTATTATCAAACCGTATCCAGTCTTGTATTGGCATTGTATGATCGCGACGTAAACTCGATTTGGGTAGACAGTCGTTTTATGAATGAAGTGACTGCATTGTTCCCAGACTTTAGTACCCGTACGATTGTATCCGGAAGTTTTGAAAAACTTATTGAACGTGAAGATACCACCGTTGAAGTGGACGTATTAAAAGACCCATACGTTGTTTATGTCAGTGGGATTGATGTTTACGGAAGTACAAACACACGCTCTCGCAGTGATTTGAATTTACTGTTAATTATTAATCCAAACACAAATAAAGTCCTCAGTGTTTCGATTCCAAGAGATACCTACATTGAGTTGTCATGTCGTAATCAAGCCAAAGACAAATTAACACATGCAGGCTTATATGGAGTCGATTGCTCAATAGGGTCTATTGAAGGGCTTCTTAATATTCAGATTAATTATTATTTAAGAGTCAATTTCACATCGCTCCAAACCGTTGTAGACGGCTTAGGTGGCGTTGAAGTGAATAGTAAGTATGCTTTTACTACCGACTCTGGTTTTACCTATGGTGAAGGCTTAAACGCCGTTGATGGCGAATCTGCGGTTGCATTTGCGCGTGAACGCACTCATATTCCTTATGGTGATGTTTCGCGTGGTGCAAATCATCAAGCATTGTTAGAGGCAATCTTTAGAAAACTGATTGATCCAAGCAAAATCTCAACACTCCCAACTTATTTATCGAATTTCCTAAATGTTCTGGATACAGATTTTGGTTACGATAGTTTCTCACGATTGATATCCCATCAAATAGACAATGATGAAACATGGTCATTTGAGTCAATTACCTTATCAGGAAAAGGGGATATGCAGTATACTTATAGTCAAGGTGATACCTATAAATATTATGTTTATTGGGCAGATGAGGACAGTGTAAGAAATATTTCACAGCGAATCTCTGAAGTATTACTTGGACAAGATAGTGGAGAATAG
- the rpmF gene encoding 50S ribosomal protein L32 gives MAVAQRRTSKSRKAKRRTHYKLPKVTLVKDKVTGEYKLPHRVDREN, from the coding sequence ATGGCAGTAGCACAAAGACGTACGTCTAAAAGCCGTAAAGCAAAACGACGCACACATTACAAATTACCTAAAGTTACTTTGGTAAAAGATAAAGTAACAGGTGAATACAAATTACCACACCGCGTTGATCGCGAAAATTAA
- a CDS encoding YceD family protein, with the protein MEFRVKDLERNSSSRIDISGLVDSFQEMVPNNRFTDLRDVYVEGTGFFNSENDEFFVNCTIEATVEIPCAISLKPVEIEIEATLSEIFLFGIEVRDEEDDDNPVIVVDTDVLDLDPYIWDAILVEIPLKVVHPDLKEYPSGNGWVVLKEEDYLEQKSKEIDPRLAKLKDFKFD; encoded by the coding sequence ATGGAATTTAGAGTTAAAGATCTTGAAAGAAATTCTTCATCACGGATTGATATAAGTGGTTTGGTGGATTCGTTTCAAGAGATGGTTCCGAATAATCGTTTTACTGATTTGCGTGATGTTTATGTGGAAGGTACAGGTTTTTTCAACAGTGAGAACGATGAGTTCTTTGTCAATTGTACAATTGAAGCAACTGTTGAGATTCCATGTGCAATTTCTTTGAAGCCTGTAGAGATTGAAATAGAGGCAACGCTTTCGGAAATCTTTCTCTTCGGAATAGAGGTTCGTGACGAAGAAGACGATGACAATCCTGTGATTGTTGTTGACACGGATGTTCTTGATCTCGATCCTTATATTTGGGATGCGATTTTAGTTGAGATACCTCTCAAGGTTGTACACCCTGATTTAAAGGAATATCCATCAGGTAATGGATGGGTTGTTCTTAAGGAAGAAGATTATCTAGAACAAAAGAGTAAGGAAATTGATCCACGACTTGCGAAGCTTAAAGATTTTAAATTTGATTGA
- a CDS encoding M20 metallopeptidase family protein: MHDNIRALAKQYLPDIQRVRRDLHAHPELAHQEFETQAKIIAELQRLGVAYSIKAETGILAEIHGSKPGKTVLLRGDMDALPILETADVDYKSTVDGVMHACGHDGHTAGLLGAVYILNEMKEHLCGTVKFMFQPAEETDGGAQPMIDEGIMENPKVDAAFGLHLGGHLQHGLIQVKHGAMYGAPDEFELEIIGRGGHAASPEQTIDPISVAIQIIQNAQFMLTRRLDPVKPTLISFTTIHAGEGLNVIPERCKVGGTIRTLYPDSREQVQAYLEQIIQHVCEMNGAQYNFNFLPSYPPLINDDAMTDFAQRTLTSFFGEKRVSEQEFPTLGAEDFAFVCQAVPASYFIVGIWEDGKPEPIHHHPQFQWNDEILETCSSALALLAYEFLSEASGRN, encoded by the coding sequence ATGCATGATAACATTAGAGCATTAGCAAAACAGTATTTACCAGACATTCAAAGGGTGCGGCGTGATTTACACGCCCACCCTGAACTTGCGCATCAGGAGTTTGAAACTCAAGCAAAGATAATTGCAGAACTTCAACGCTTAGGTGTAGCGTATTCGATCAAAGCTGAAACAGGCATTCTTGCTGAAATTCATGGTTCAAAGCCAGGAAAAACAGTATTACTACGTGGCGATATGGATGCTTTACCGATACTTGAAACTGCCGATGTTGATTATAAATCGACCGTGGATGGCGTTATGCATGCGTGTGGTCATGATGGTCATACAGCAGGTCTTTTAGGAGCAGTGTATATTTTAAATGAAATGAAAGAACACTTGTGTGGAACGGTGAAGTTTATGTTCCAACCTGCAGAGGAAACGGACGGGGGAGCCCAACCGATGATCGATGAAGGGATTATGGAGAATCCAAAAGTTGATGCAGCCTTTGGACTTCATTTAGGCGGTCATTTACAACATGGGTTGATTCAAGTGAAACACGGCGCAATGTATGGTGCCCCTGATGAATTCGAACTCGAAATTATTGGGCGAGGCGGCCATGCTGCTTCACCAGAACAAACCATTGATCCAATTAGTGTTGCAATTCAAATCATTCAAAACGCACAATTCATGCTTACACGTCGTTTAGACCCCGTTAAACCAACACTGATATCGTTTACGACAATTCATGCAGGTGAGGGGCTAAATGTCATACCAGAACGCTGTAAAGTTGGTGGAACGATTCGTACGCTCTATCCCGACTCTCGTGAACAAGTCCAAGCCTACTTAGAACAAATTATTCAACATGTATGTGAGATGAATGGCGCACAGTATAATTTCAATTTCTTACCATCATATCCACCACTCATTAACGATGATGCGATGACTGATTTTGCACAACGAACGTTGACATCGTTTTTTGGTGAAAAGCGGGTTTCTGAACAAGAGTTTCCAACATTGGGAGCGGAAGACTTTGCATTTGTGTGTCAAGCAGTTCCTGCATCTTACTTTATTGTTGGGATATGGGAAGATGGCAAACCGGAACCGATTCACCATCATCCACAGTTTCAATGGAATGATGAAATCTTAGAAACATGCAGTAGTGCATTGGCACTGCTCGCTTATGAATTCTTAAGTGAAGCATCAGGTAGAAACTGA
- a CDS encoding amino acid ABC transporter ATP-binding protein: MEREVIVRIENLYKAFGQQEVLKGINLDIHHGEVVSIIGASGSGKSTLLRCLNDLETYEQGEIYYKGTPIHDLPGQDLHTNIGIVFQNFNLFNNLSVLENCVLPQTLVLKRSPEEAQKIAIDLLTKVGMEPFANKNSTQLSGGQKQRVAIARALAMNPQVLLFDEPTSSLDPEMVGEVLAVMKALTKENFTMIVVTHEMAFARDVSDTVVFMNDGVVLEKGTPQEIFENPQEERTKAFLGRYLGED, from the coding sequence ATGGAAAGAGAAGTAATTGTTAGAATTGAAAACTTATACAAAGCATTTGGACAACAAGAAGTACTAAAAGGCATCAACCTAGACATTCATCACGGTGAAGTCGTTTCAATTATCGGTGCCTCAGGGTCTGGGAAAAGTACATTATTACGATGCCTCAATGATCTTGAAACATATGAACAAGGTGAGATTTATTACAAAGGGACACCAATCCATGATTTACCAGGTCAAGACTTGCATACGAATATTGGAATTGTGTTTCAAAACTTTAACCTCTTCAACAATCTATCAGTCTTAGAAAACTGTGTATTACCACAAACACTGGTGTTAAAAAGAAGCCCAGAGGAAGCACAAAAAATTGCGATTGATTTATTGACGAAAGTGGGGATGGAACCTTTTGCAAATAAAAACTCCACACAGTTATCTGGGGGGCAAAAGCAACGTGTAGCGATTGCGCGTGCCCTTGCAATGAATCCACAAGTCTTGTTATTTGATGAACCAACCAGTTCGCTTGATCCAGAAATGGTAGGCGAAGTGCTTGCGGTTATGAAAGCATTAACCAAAGAAAACTTTACAATGATTGTCGTAACACACGAAATGGCATTTGCACGTGATGTATCCGATACTGTTGTATTTATGAATGATGGGGTAGTTTTAGAAAAAGGAACACCACAAGAGATTTTTGAAAATCCACAAGAGGAACGTACCAAAGCGTTCCTGGGACGGTACTTAGGGGAGGATTAA
- a CDS encoding ABC transporter substrate-binding protein/permease, with amino-acid sequence MRKLLLIIGAMLILITGCSSVDDGDKDTFVVGMECGYAPYNWTESSATETNVEIDGGQFCEGYDVQISRRLADIMGKELVIKKLSWEGLILSLQTGQIDAIIAGMSPTTERKKEISFSNPYYTEDVGFGVVVSAASPLANSTSIDGFENARIAAQIGTFHVDLLDQLTGIQKVENLKDFATMTVTLQSGELDGFVSDSITGNQIAQSNSDLKFILLDGDEGFTIEDYMVSVSVGIAKENTELLADVNAALAQIPVEDQIALMQQANNQQFATEGNFFEVVMSILQNNKESFVRGTLITLFISLSATAIGFLIALFVAITRNTKVTNAIANVYITIFRGTPMMVQAMVIYFGASFFFSGFRWSSLPFGNIVAGIIVVSINTGAYLSETIRSGIQAIDSGQFEAAKSLGFTRWQTMTKIILPQAIKNVIPALGNELIVNVKDTSVLNVIAVTELFFVSNGIASTTYKMFQTFTITSIIYLVLTTILTILLRFVELRMDKTKTKASSYPTSTSSSVHY; translated from the coding sequence ATGAGAAAGTTATTGCTTATAATCGGCGCAATGCTGATTTTGATCACAGGATGCTCAAGCGTTGATGATGGAGATAAAGATACCTTCGTTGTCGGGATGGAGTGTGGATATGCGCCATACAATTGGACAGAATCAAGTGCAACAGAAACAAATGTTGAAATTGATGGGGGTCAATTTTGTGAAGGATATGATGTACAGATATCACGCAGACTTGCAGATATAATGGGGAAAGAGCTTGTTATTAAAAAGCTTTCATGGGAAGGGTTGATTCTTTCACTCCAAACAGGACAGATTGATGCAATTATTGCAGGTATGTCACCAACTACTGAACGTAAAAAAGAAATCTCATTCTCAAATCCTTACTATACTGAAGATGTTGGATTTGGTGTCGTGGTTTCCGCTGCGAGTCCACTTGCAAATTCGACTTCCATCGACGGATTTGAAAATGCACGTATTGCTGCACAAATTGGAACCTTCCACGTTGATTTACTGGATCAACTTACAGGAATTCAAAAGGTAGAAAACCTCAAAGACTTTGCGACAATGACTGTCACACTTCAATCGGGTGAATTGGATGGATTTGTTTCGGATAGTATTACTGGAAACCAAATCGCGCAATCAAACAGTGACTTGAAATTCATCTTACTCGATGGTGATGAAGGATTTACAATTGAAGATTATATGGTATCAGTATCCGTAGGGATTGCGAAAGAAAACACAGAATTATTAGCGGATGTGAACGCAGCACTTGCACAAATTCCAGTTGAAGATCAAATCGCCTTGATGCAACAAGCGAATAATCAACAATTTGCAACAGAAGGAAATTTCTTTGAAGTTGTGATGTCAATCTTACAAAACAATAAAGAAAGCTTTGTTCGTGGGACTTTAATTACACTGTTCATTTCATTATCAGCAACAGCAATAGGGTTCTTAATCGCCTTGTTTGTTGCCATTACACGAAATACAAAAGTTACCAATGCAATTGCGAATGTTTATATTACCATTTTCCGTGGTACGCCAATGATGGTTCAAGCAATGGTTATTTACTTTGGTGCTTCATTCTTCTTCAGTGGATTTAGATGGTCAAGTTTACCATTTGGAAACATTGTTGCCGGGATTATTGTTGTAAGTATTAATACAGGAGCATATTTATCTGAAACAATTCGTTCAGGAATTCAAGCCATTGATAGCGGTCAATTTGAAGCAGCGAAAAGTCTTGGGTTCACACGTTGGCAAACCATGACAAAAATTATCTTGCCACAAGCAATTAAAAATGTTATTCCTGCATTAGGCAATGAGCTTATTGTAAATGTCAAAGATACATCTGTGTTGAATGTTATTGCGGTAACTGAACTCTTCTTTGTATCCAATGGGATCGCTTCTACAACTTATAAAATGTTCCAAACGTTTACAATTACAAGTATCATTTATTTAGTGCTTACAACCATTCTTACGATCCTACTAAGATTTGTAGAACTTCGTATGGATAAGACAAAAACAAAAGCAAGTAGTTATCCAACATCGACATCATCGAGTGTTCATTATTAA
- a CDS encoding ISL3 family transposase codes for MSISNCIRSLLNIKDPNIIFSDNCVSQETVKGKTTHICKAILSVNTPPHCVHCGCINENHSIYKNGTKTVSIKLPNASNISTILRLKKPRFCCKKCNKGTIAETTCVKPNHSISTNTFHAAILESKSKRSVKDIAKSLNISHTTVNNWLKSINEDFVVSRLSLPEHLAFDEFRSVKSVKGKMSFIYMDADSGNVLDIVQNRQLGHLKSYFNTYPKEVRDKVKTITIDMYEPYIQLIKSCFHNAEIITDRFHIVQHLNRALNSTRVSVMNDTPDSKTKLKNYWKLILKDNLKLDSNDCHHYRCYKHLMSESMIVDDLLRVDKTFEETYWVHQRLTQAIRNKNMTSLLEILNDPPKNISIQMKKAIKTLKKYETSVSNAIKYPHSNGRIEGTNNLIKVIKRIAFGYRSFENFRTRVLLICNTMVRLEMKSTH; via the coding sequence ATGTCCATCTCTAATTGTATACGTTCGCTCTTAAATATTAAAGACCCAAACATCATTTTTTCAGATAATTGTGTTTCTCAAGAAACAGTTAAGGGTAAAACCACTCATATATGCAAAGCAATACTGTCTGTAAACACGCCTCCTCATTGTGTACACTGTGGGTGTATCAATGAGAATCACTCAATTTATAAAAATGGGACAAAGACTGTTTCTATTAAACTACCAAATGCATCAAATATTTCGACAATTCTAAGATTAAAGAAACCTCGGTTTTGTTGTAAGAAATGCAATAAAGGTACAATCGCTGAAACTACATGTGTAAAACCAAATCATTCAATATCAACAAATACTTTTCATGCAGCGATACTTGAATCGAAGTCCAAACGTTCTGTAAAAGATATTGCAAAGAGTCTAAACATCTCTCACACAACAGTCAATAATTGGCTAAAAAGCATTAATGAAGATTTTGTTGTCTCTCGATTGTCCCTTCCTGAACACCTTGCATTTGATGAGTTTAGATCCGTCAAATCTGTAAAAGGTAAAATGTCATTCATTTATATGGATGCAGACTCTGGGAACGTGCTCGACATCGTGCAAAACAGGCAGTTAGGCCATTTAAAGAGCTATTTCAACACATATCCAAAGGAAGTCCGTGATAAAGTTAAAACCATTACTATTGATATGTATGAGCCGTATATTCAACTTATCAAATCATGTTTCCATAATGCTGAAATCATTACGGATCGTTTCCATATCGTTCAACACTTGAATCGCGCACTCAATTCGACACGTGTATCGGTCATGAATGATACACCAGACTCAAAGACAAAACTGAAGAACTATTGGAAGCTTATATTAAAAGACAATCTCAAGCTTGATAGTAATGACTGCCATCACTATCGATGTTATAAACACTTGATGAGTGAATCAATGATCGTCGATGATTTATTGAGAGTTGACAAGACATTTGAGGAAACATATTGGGTGCATCAACGCTTAACTCAAGCAATCCGAAATAAAAATATGACTTCACTTTTAGAAATCCTGAATGACCCTCCAAAGAACATCTCAATCCAGATGAAAAAAGCAATTAAGACGCTAAAAAAATATGAGACATCAGTCTCAAATGCAATAAAGTATCCTCACTCTAACGGTCGTATAGAAGGAACCAATAATTTAATCAAAGTAATTAAACGGATTGCCTTCGGTTATCGAAGCTTTGAAAATTTTAGAACAAGAGTACTCTTAATTTGTAATACTATGGTAAGATTAGAAATGAAAAGTACTCACTAG